TTCACCACTGTCATAGCCATCACTTAGGTTTGCATTGtgaaaatctgacttgtgtttTGTTGCGAAATGATCTGAGTTATTTGAATTTTCTTGTCCATCAGATTTTCCTTTGTTTCTCTGTAAAAAATAGCAATCCCTCTTAAAATGAACTGGTTTACCACAATGGTAGTAGCCTTTAGGATCACTAGGGCCTCTTGAATTAGATCGATTCTTTTCATTACTGTGATGACCTTTGTAGTGACCCCTGCTCTGACTTCTTCCCCTATTTTGCCACGGTTTCTTGTGAACTGGTCTACCTCTGCTCAGATTCACTTCTCTACTAAAGGTTCCTAATTTCTTTGTTTTCATTTCCAAATCTTTGATTTGAGGGCTGAGATTACTTCTTCAAGTGTAATCTCAGTTCTTCCATATTTGATTGCAGTCTTGACTCCCCTATATGATTCTGGCAAAGAGTTTAGTATGATTATGGCCTGGTTTTCATCACTCAGTGCTTCATTTTCCCCTGAGTTTGCAAGTTCAATATGCATCCGCAAGAATTCATCAAGATTTTGCTTTAGAGTCTTAGAGTGACTCATCTTGTATCCAAAGATTCTTTCTTTTAAGAAAATCTTGTTTGTGAATGATTTTTGTTGGAATTACTCCTCCAATTTCTTCCAGAATTTTAGCTGGTGTTTCTTCTTTATCTACCAATCTTATTATTGCATCTGAAAGATTGAAGATAATGATCCCTGTAGCTGTTTCTAGGAACTTTTCTTGCTGTATCTTTGTTGTACCCTCTGGCAATTCAATAGGATCCTCCAGTACCCTTAGTAGCTTCTGTTGAGCCAAAAGAGATCTTATTATTCTCCTCCAGATTCTGTAGTCTCCTAAACTATCAAATTTATCAATGTCAATATTTAGATTACTCATTGtaatataatcataatcaaaacaaGTTAAAGGTTGAGAGATTTCATTCTGGTCAAACAGAGGAATATCCTCAAATTCTTCATTGTGAGACTCGGCTTCTTGAGGGTCAATTTCCTCCAGTGTTTGTCTTGGTCTTGGTTACTGTGTTGTAGTGAATCTTGCAAGCCTAGAACCTGACTCCGATACCACTGTTGGTATTTTATCTTTGTGACCCTACACAATCATTCACACATTAGTAACACCAAGGTCAAATATGAACTTTGCCTTTTCTGAAACTTTGTTTTATTAGGCAGCTTTACTTTTATCTTTGTTTGACCTAATATTGTATCATTTGTagaaaaatgagatgaaaaaCCCCTTCGACCTTCTCTGCCCAAACCTAGAAAAAATCGAAACACCACAAACACAAACCCACAAATCCAAATCACAATCACAAACCAGATACACACATTCAAGAGTGAGGAAAGAGAGATACAAACAGAGATTTATAGAGGTTCACCACCAACAGATTTGGGGCTACGTCCTCTTGAGCTCGCCTCAGAGATTGAGAGCTCTCAAATCCACTAATCAGATGAAGAATCAGTACATCCAAGCCTTCAAGATTTCAGTTACATCATACAGGTAATCTTGTTCCCTTTTCCTTTCTTCCTCTATGTTTTTCcttttttacaaaaaaaaccCTAGCACTCTCtaatgtttttctctcttttcattATAGGAAAACAACTCCTCTCAAAGCTCTCAAAAATTGCTTTTCACTCAAAAATTACATGATAAGATTTTTCTTCCTTTTgattacatgtatttatagactagcaaagaaagaaaaataaagtagATTTCGGTTGTGATTTTTTTCTTGATCTTGAACtgcttttgttttgtttgttgtTAAACTGGCAAGAGTTTAgttgtaacaatattttgtaagtGGCTGTAACTGAATATTGGTTCTGAATAAGGACTTGTATTTAACATACTTGGTGGTGTTAATGTTTTGGTtgaatatatgcaaaaattttaCATAGTTGCCAAGTTCTTCTACTTATATCCATCTAGCTGTGGCACATTTTACctttaaaagaagaagaaaagaaattgaTATAGGCCTGTCGTCGTGGACCCAAAATATTACATACAATATTATCTTTTACTTTATTTTCAACTCAATTATTATCTACCAAGTATAAATATGGCACCAACAAAAACGACAAAAGATGATATTGAGCTGTCCTGAGGAACAGCGACGGGACTGTGTTATTAGGACAAGGATACAGAAAGTATAGCTAAAAGGAACtaatatatattaacttttcTGCTTGGTGGTATTATATTGGCTTTCACCCTCTCTCTCATTTGAATGATATATTACCTttttattaaaaacaaaaaaaaacaaaaatggaCAAAAGATATTTCCATCATAATATCTATCTAGATATTGAATAAGCAAAATTATTGATCACTATTTCCATTTCGATATGACACAACAACTTAACTCCTACCTATTCCTTAAGAACTTCGACCAAAACAATATGCCACGAATCtggaaaaaaaattgtatatatgGCCGGCGGTGAGACAAGGATACAGAAACTATAGCTAAAAGGCACtaatatatattaacttttcatACATGGAACTCCAACTACCCTCATTCCCTATAATTTTCTCTTCCttcatttttttgtttattgtggTAAGCACACTCAAGAAAAGAACTAAAACCAGAAGCACAGCTTCAACGCTCCCACCCGGACCATGGCAGCTACCCTTTGTGGGAAATATCCACCAGCTTCTTGGCTCTTTGCCTCACCATGCACTCAGAGACTTGGCCAAGAAGTATGGGCCATTTATGTACCTAAGATTTGGGGAAGTTCCAACCATAGTAGTCTCTTCCCCAGAGTTTTCCAAAGAGGTGATGAGAAATCATGATGCCAGTTTTGCATCAAGACCCCAGAGTTTGTACTCACAGATTATGTTGTATGACAATTCTGACATAGCCTTTTCTCCCTATGGTGAGTATTGGAGACAGCTTAGAAAACTATGTATGAAAGAGCTTTTGAGCTCAGCTAGAGTTCGATCTTTCAGACACATTAGAGAAGAAGAGATGCATAATCTCAAGGAATGGATTGCTTCAAATGTTGGGTCGGCTATCGATCTTAGTGATAGGATTCAAACTTCAACATATGGAATCACTGCTCGGGCTGCCTTTGGTAAGAAAAGCAAAGACCATGAAGAGTTCATATCAATTGTGGAGGAAAGTATTAAGTTAGGAGGAGGCTTTAAGCTTACAGACTTGTTTCCTTCTTTCAATTTTCTTGCCTTGATCAGTCATGCAAGGGCTAATATTGAGAGACAGAAGCACAGGGCTGAGAGGATAATTGAAAACATCATCCAAGAACACAAAGAGAAGAACAGGACATCTGTGGAAGCTGCTGAAAGTGAAGCACATGAAGATTTTGTAGATGTTCTTCTAAAGTTTCATAACAAGGATGACCTTGGTTTTTCCTTAACTAGTAACAATATCAAAGCAATTATTTGGGTAAGTTTTTCAATTTTCTACTGCTTTCTATGAAGTTATTTATAGTTTGTAGAGTTG
The Humulus lupulus chromosome 6, drHumLupu1.1, whole genome shotgun sequence DNA segment above includes these coding regions:
- the LOC133783219 gene encoding cytochrome P450 71D11-like, which codes for MELQLPSFPIIFSSFIFLFIVVSTLKKRTKTRSTASTLPPGPWQLPFVGNIHQLLGSLPHHALRDLAKKYGPFMYLRFGEVPTIVVSSPEFSKEVMRNHDASFASRPQSLYSQIMLYDNSDIAFSPYGEYWRQLRKLCMKELLSSARVRSFRHIREEEMHNLKEWIASNVGSAIDLSDRIQTSTYGITARAAFGKKSKDHEEFISIVEESIKLGGGFKLTDLFPSFNFLALISHARANIERQKHRAERIIENIIQEHKEKNRTSVEAAESEAHEDFVDVLLKFHNKDDLGFSLTSNNIKAIIWDIFSAGSETSATAVDWAMVEIMRNPRVMKRAQEEVREVFNRKGRVDEEGVADMKYLKSLVKETLRLHPSNPLLLPRESREKCVINGYEIPVKTRIIVNAWAIGRDPKYWTEPECFIPERFLDSTIDFKGGNFEYIPFGAGRRICPGMSFGLINIELPLAILLYHFDWKLPNGMSHEDLDMTECFGITVGKKDHLVLIPIAHDISCVEKSKRG